From Oncorhynchus masou masou isolate Uvic2021 unplaced genomic scaffold, UVic_Omas_1.1 unplaced_scaffold_8244, whole genome shotgun sequence:
TCCACAGTTGAACAGAGCACTGATACTGATGCAGCTGAGAGAGATTTTGTTGATAATCAGAATGATGAAGAAGAGGATGAGGTGAAGAAGGATCCTCTGCCTCAGATGGAGCAGGATGCCGTGAAGAGAAATAAAGTGAAGGTAAGGGAATAGATTGAGCAGAGATGTGGATATTTGTGATATCTTTCATATCTATAACCTGCCCCTACAGCATGTTGTTCTGAGGAAGGTAAATTGCCCATGCAATACCCTTTTATCTCCTAATAGTAAatctagggctgaccccatttgtTCGACAGTTTGGTCAATAGGCTGTTGGTTGACTGGGATTTCTTAAGTCGAGCAGCTGCAAAAGTTTTCTTTCTTCATGGTGCACATGGACACCTGTCTGATTTGCACCTGTCTCAGTTGACTACTCTATTGCTGAGGCCAcagggatggcacagtccatcacgCTAAGACGTgatactgaaattgtatatggttatattatgttaaaataatggtgcaacactaataaatcaaatattattttataacaaatgaGCTTTCTCCTGCATTGGATACGGTTGCTGTCCGTGGTTCTGAAACATAATCTTCAGTGCTCCGGAGAATTGCCGCCCtttcctatgttgctatgtgcataataacaaagttaaccagcatattgggATTGAGAACAATGctgcagaggcagcagcagcagcagagatggGGAAACAGCCCTGGCCTTAGCCTAATTGTCTAAGAAAATTGAGGAGATAGGAAAACCCAACTaaattaggtctataatcaatagcctaatTGTTAAATGTTCCTGGCTTTGTAAATCATCCATATATatattaccagtcaaaaggttttttctttatttttactattttctacattgtagaataagacatcaaaactatgaaataacacatatggaatcatgtaggtatcaaaaaaaatctattttatatttgagattcttcaaagtagtcaccctttgccttaatcacagctttgcacactcttggcattctctcaaccagcttcatgaggtagtcacctggaatgcatttcataaATTAACAGGAATTTAACAACTGCATAGGGATATGTTTTGGATGACTGGCTGCGAATGTTTATTGAATTGTTTTATTTCTGCCTTTTCTATTCCAGACATTCTGAAATTCACTAAAGCATCCCATGTATGTAACTTTAGTCTTTCACTTTTCAATGATTGTTAAAAATTAAGTATTAAGTAAAGTAAGTAAAATTAAGTaaaggaatttctttccttcttaatgcatttgagccaatcagttgtgttgtgacaaggtagggttggtatacagaagatagccctatttggtaaaagaccaagtccatattatggcaagaacagctcaaataagcaaagtccgtcattactttaagacatgaaggtcattcaatccggaaaatttcaagaactttgaacgtttcatCAAGtgccaaaaaccatcaagcgctatgatgaaactggctctcatgaggaccgccacaggaaaggaagacccagagttaactcggctgcagaggataggttcatCAGAGTGAACTGCACCTcacattgcagcccaaataaatgcttcacagagttcaagtcacagacacatctcaacatcaactgttcagaggagactgcgtgaatcaggccttcatggtcaaattgctgcgaagaaagcactactaaaggacaccaataagaagaagagacttgcttgggccaataaacacgagcaatggacattagactggtggaaatccaAATTCCAACAATGTCTTTGTGAGAGTGGTgtacagatgatctccgcatgtgtggttcccaccatgaagcatggaggaggtgtgataatgtggggggtgctttgttggtgacactgtctgtgatttatttagaattcagggcacacttaaccaacatggctaccataGTATTCTGCAGTGTTACGCCATCCCATCaggtttgcgtttagtgggactatcatttgtttttcaacaggacaattacccaacacatctccaggctgtgtaagggctatttgaccaagaaggagagtgatggagggctgcatcagatgacctgacatccacaatcacccaacctcaacccaattgagatgttttgggatgaattggacagcagagtgaaggaaaagcagccaataagttctcagcatatgtgggaactcatcaagactgttggaaaagcattccaggtgaagctggttgagagaatgccaagagtgtgcaaagctgccatcaaggcaaaggatggctactttgaagaatctcaaatataaaatatatttagatttgtttcacactttttggtacctacatgattccatatgtgttatttcatagttttgatgtcttcactactattttacaatgtagaaaatagtaaaaaaaaaaaagccttgaatgagtaggtgtgtccaaacctttgactggtactgtatacatatatacaggaGTAAGACAGATATagcttctgttgcctgtttgagtatttgtttaatagcctactgattctgTGAGCACCAAGCCTCATGAACCGCCAAAATGTTGAATTAAGCAATTTCACAGATTCGgctgtttttaatctttgctatGCTGTAATAATACAGTGTCACCATCGGGCTCTTtcttgagtcatttgtgtgtcttaattatttaatcaaacagtgggcttaaagcatcagacaagctcagtgcctatgtaggtgattgtattcaaacacatagggtgtgtctgacATGGAAAAATACATTGTAACATTAGAACAGGAAGTCTCTCGGTCTATAAATAATTGATTTCGTCAGGGACAGCCCTATAATCATTCTTACCCTTGCTCTACTCAAAGGGCCGTATTGGAATGGCTTCATACAGTATCTACGTGTATATCATTGACTGTATTGTTTTTTTAGACCAAGAGGACCAAGAGAAACAAAGTGCAGCAGATCACTGATACAGATGCAGGTCATAAATTAAACTCTAATTTCACTGAATGTAATCCTTTTGCATGTAAATGTGATTTAGTATGGACATCTATTGAGCAGAGGTAATACATACTTGCCTTAGAATGATACATGTTTTCTGACTTCTTTACCTTGGTGAATGCTGCTTTGCACACAGGTCCCTCTACATCTGTGGAATTCTCTGGGATGGCAGTTCAGGGGGCATCTCACCAGCGACAATCTAATGAAAAGATCCTAAGTGAGTGTGTCTCCAGGGCCTGTCAGACCAGGGCTCTTGACCTCCCGCCAATCGATCCGGATGCTTTCAACCCGATTATCATCCGGTTTCTGGAAAAACTTACTGAAGAGTATGTCCAAACTTCTATTGTAGTATTTGAATGCAATGTCATCTGGAGGATTTTAtaaattgtatgtgtgttggtgtgcctTTTGGTGCTAAAAACATCTAATTATCTCCTGTAGGCAATGGAGGCAGTTAAGCATTGGCAGGATGGACCCTGTAAGTCCCTTAACCTTGAAAATGATTCATAGATATATTAATAGATGTTTCAAGAAAATTAGATACAAGCCTtttatctatctacagtatcatcCACATTATCACAAACAGTTATATACAAAGAGCTTttttgtcatgtcttattatgtctgttcctgtcctttctcttcactctgtctctctctgctggtcttattaggttaccttctctttctctccttctccagctgttcctcatctcccctaactacctcgttcaccctttccccacttgttcccttttttccctctgattaggtctctatttctctctctgttcctgctactttcggtgtcagattctcgtttgtgtttctcatgccagaagcaagctatcgtctcgtttgcttcctcctagtcctatcctgtcggagtctgcctggcaggtgcatcctgtacattACTAACTGTCTTTcatttgcactgtgtccagttcatctgatgctacgtgtgatcaggtaccaccgttcctctatgacccgcgcctacccagagcaacctgcagcctgtcgccactacccagctattctcctctgctgctaagagggggactctcttgctattcatcagagggactttatgtttcatttgtcgccctctctgcgggtagtctattgtgccattgtcaacgtcggaagaggatctatgcctttcctgttttctcattaaagaacactgtttctgttaaaccgcttttgggtcttcactcaagtgcataacagaagaatctgaccaaaaATGGACCCAGCGACTCCGGATCCATTTCACtcagccgtcgagatccagggagcgatgctaggcagacacgaggaggaattgtctgctgctcgacatgccgttgagaccctggccgcccaagtctccgacctcacaagacagattCACCATCtccgcctcgatccaccgcccacttccagggtttccgagtctccggagcccagaatCAATAACCctccgtgttactctggggagcccactgaatgccgctcattcctcactcagtgtgatgtggtgttttctctccagcccaacacttactccaggagcacagctcgcatcgcctacgtcatttctctccttaccggacgggcacgtgagtggggcacggcaatctgggaggcgagggctgagtgtattaaccagtatcaggactttaaggaggagatgatacgggtttttgaccgttctgtttttggggaggaggcttccagggtcctgtcttccctatgtcaagggaatcgatccataacggattattctattgagtttcgcactctcgctgactctagtgactggaacgagccggctttgctcgctcgttttctggagggtctcctcgctgaggttaaggatgagattctctcccgggaggttccttccagcatggactccttaatagcactcgctattcgcatagagcgacggtttgatcttcgtcgccgagcaagtggaaaggagctcgcgttctccgttgcccccctctccgcatcactgccacctgccgcatcactgccaccttcctccgccggctcgggttctgagcctatgcagctgggggtatccgcatctcggctaaggagaaggaacggagaatcaccaaccgcctctgtctctactgcggctccgctggtcattttgtcacttcatgcccagtaaaagccagagctcatcagtaagaggagggctactggtgagcgcaactactcaggtctctccttcaagatcctgcactacctttccggtccatctccgctggaccggttcatctgcttcctgcagtgccttgatagactctggggcggagggctgttttatggacgagacctgggctcgggaacatgacattcctctcagacagttaagggatcccacggccttgttcgctttagatggtagttctctccccaagattcagcgtgaaacgCTACCTTTAACCCTCaatgtctctggtaatcatagcgaaaccatttcttttttaatttttcgttcaccttttacacctgttgttttgggccatccctggctagttcgccataacccttctattaattggtctagtaatactatcctatcctggaacgtctcttgtcatgtgacctgtttaatgtctgctatccctcctgtttcctctgtctcttcttcacaggaggagcctggtgatttgacaggggtgccggaggagtatcacgatctgcgcacggtgttcagtcgttccaaggccacttctcttcctccacaccggtcgtatgactgtagtattgatctccttccgggaactactccccccggggtagactatactctctgtcggctcccgaacgtaaggctctcgaggattatttgtctgtatcgctcgacgccggtaccatagtctcctcctcctctcccgccggagcggggttttttttgttcagaagaaggacgggtccctgcgcccctgcatggattatcgagggctgaatgacataacagttaagaatcgttatccgcttcctcttatgtcttcagccttcgaga
This genomic window contains:
- the LOC135537726 gene encoding uncharacterized protein LOC135537726, encoding MKNDILGLNYPEDSEVKDPLPQIELKAVTRRKVKTKRKTSANRSTVEQSTDTDAAERDFVDNQNDEEEDEVKKDPLPQMEQDAVKRNKVKTKRTKRNKVQQITDTDAGPSTSVEFSGMAVQGASHQRQSNEKILSECVSRACQTRALDLPPIDPDAFNPIIIRFLEKLTEEQWRQLSIGRMDPVSPLTLKMIHRYINRCFKKIRYKPFIYL